A region of Lepus europaeus isolate LE1 chromosome 2, mLepTim1.pri, whole genome shotgun sequence DNA encodes the following proteins:
- the LOC133747668 gene encoding transcription initiation factor TFIID subunit 9-like yields MESGKMPSPKSMPKDAQMMAQILKDMAITEYEPRVINQMLEFAFRYVTTILDDAKIYSSHAKKATVDADDVRLAIQCRADQSFTSPPPRDFLLDIARQRNQTPLPLIKPYSGPRLPPDRYCLTAPNYRLKSLQKKAPTSAGRITVPRLSVGSVTSRPSTPTLGTPTPQNMSVSTKVATPMSLTGQRFTVQMPASQSPAVKTSIPATSAVQNVLINPSLIGSKNILITTNMVSSQNTANESNALKRKPEDDDDDDNL; encoded by the coding sequence ATGGAGTCTGGCAAAATGCCTTCTCCCAAGAGCATGCCGAAAGATGCACAGATGATGGCACAAATCCTGAAGGATATGGCGATTACAGAATATGAGCCAAGAGTTATAAATCAGATGTTGGAGTTTGCATTTCGATATGTGACCACAATTCTAGATGATGCAAAAATTTATTCGAGCCATGCTAAGAAAGCTACTGTTGATGCAGATGATGTGCGATTGGCAATCCAGTGTCGTGCTGACCAGTCTTTTACTTCTCCTCCCCCAAGAGATTTTTTATTAGATATTGCAAGGCAAAGAAATCAAACCCCTTTGCCATTGATCAAACCATATTCAGGTCCTAGATTGCCACCTGATAGGTACTGCTTAACAGCTCCGAACTATAGGCTTAAGTCTTTACAAAAAAAGGCGCCTACTTCTGCAGGAAGAATAACGGTTCCGCGGTTAAGTGTTGGGTCAGTTACTAGCAGACCAAGTACTCCCACACTAGGCACACCAACTCCACAAAACATGTCTGTTTCAACTAAAGTAGCTACTCCAATGTCCCTCACAGGACAAAGGTTTACAGTACAGATGCCTGCTTCACAGTCACCTGCTGTAAAAACATCCATTCCTGCAACATCAGCAGTTCAGAATGTTCTGATTAATCCATCATTAATTGGGTCCAAAAACATTCTTATTACCACCAATATGGTATCATCACAGAATACTGCCAATGAATCCAATGCATTGAAAAGAAAACCTGAagatgatgatgacgatgataATTTGTAA